In candidate division KSB1 bacterium, the genomic window GTCCGAAAAGGTATTTCTCGTTCCAAAATTTGCTAGTTTTGTGATATCCTTTTCCAATCTCTCCGATGAAGAGGCTTTGATGATATCATACATTCGAAGATCAACTGACGGAGGGGGGGGTGCGGGTGCGGTTTCTTGTGCAATTACAGGAAGAGTGACGCAAAATAACACAAGAATCAAAAATCCATTAAAACGACTAAAACCATAAAATCCATCTCTCATAGTAAACTCCTTTTATTAATATGATTGTTTATGGATTATCTAACACTGCATAACTCAAACATACAAATTTGTTCTTGTAAGGTCAAGGAAGAATTTTTTTTGTTCAATTATTAAAATTATTGGAATTTTGCAGTGCAACCTGTATCAAAATATTCAAGAGATTAACGTCGATCTTCCCCCGTCTCGCGTCTGACGATTCATATTTTATATCACTTTGTGCCCGTGTGATTTTGCCCCCTCTGTTAATCTGTCATTTAGAAATTAGTTTATTATTTCTATATAATAAAAGACTATTCTGCTGTTTAATGGTCAGTAAGTTTTTTATACGTATAGCCAAAACCAAATGAGTTTGTTTGATATTCCGCTCTAATCCTAATATTTTTTCCAGCTTTTCTAATGCTTCCTTTTCTTCTATTTTATTTTTTCCCAATAAATTCACGAAAATTTCCATTTCATTCTGAAGATCCCATTCATAATCCGTAAATTTTGATTGCGCCAATTGAATTTCTTTTTTGATTGCTGTACGCTGTTCTTCGGTCAGTTTGATTGCTTGTTGATATTTCATCACTAGTTCCGGTGCAAACAGGTGTTCCTCAACCGGGTCTCGTTCAAATTCTTGCCCGAATGCCGAACTTGTTCATCAGCATCACAAAACCAAACAAAATAAGTTTCCACATGACTACCTCCTGAATTCTTAAATTAAAGATTAAAATGATTATTATTTTTTCTTGATTTTTTATAACTGGGCAAGTTGATGATCTCTTCAACTTTATTTATATTAGCCAGGGATGCAGTTGGCGATGACCAATTGGATATAAATACTTCTGGACGTTCCAAAGTTCGTGGCTGTAGTTCTGTCGGAGAGCGAAGTAATGCCTTGGTTGGAGAACGCCATCGTGAAAGTGCTTTCTCTTCTGATGATTTTTCGTTGTTCACAATAAACAACGAACCCAGAATGGATAAAATAAGAATGGCTGCTAATGCAAATCGTCTATTGGAAAAAGAAGCATTCCTGGTTGTTCCATTCTGTAAAGAATCATGCAGAAAATTGTCAAAGGGGGGTGTTTGATTTATATCCTGTTGTTTCAGTCTTACAAAAAATTGTTTTAAACTACTAATTTGACAAATAAAGGTTTGTAGAGTCATTGGGCTATGAATGAATGATTCAAAATTAAGGAAAGAATTGGAACAGCTTCATCAACAAAGTTATGGTTGGGCATTAACTTGCTGTTACCAAAACTCCAATGAAGCTCAAGATGTTTTGCAAACAGTTTACTTAAATATTCTAGTCGGAAAGGCAAAATTTAAAGAATTTTCAACCTTCAAAACTTGGTTGTTTGCGGTTATAAAAAAAACAGCTGTAAACCATCATCGCAAAAGGAAAGTACGAAATTTACTAAATATTCAATTTCAGCAAAAGAAAATTGGTAGGCATGTTGAACAGGAGATAGAAGAGAAGATTGATAGATATCAATTAAAATTGTATTTGCACAACCTACTCAACCAATTACCCCTAAGGCAACAAGAGGTTTTACAGATGGTGTTTTATCACGATTTGACAATTAAAGAAGCAGCGACAATTATGAGTGTTTCAATCGGTTCAGCCCGTATTCATTACGAGAGGGGTAAGAAGAAATTAGGTGCGTTATTAAAAAAATCACAGGTGTTTTATGAAATCAAATCATGAAAGCAAACAGCTTAATGGGTAAAAATATATGACAAGTTCTCGATATCCTCCCATGATGATTGTCGATGTAATTAATGAGTGCATCAATATGGTGCCAACAAGTAGTGACACCAAATGCGATCTGATAACAACATTTCGTCGGGTATTGTGTAATGTTAGCTTCTCATCCAAGCAATCCACTTTTAAGAAAATAGTTACTATTAAAATGCAATTGAATGCAAACGAAGCAAGCTTCCTAATACTACGCAGTTTTTCATAAAATACAATTAATATGATGAATTCACGACACCATACAATGTTTATACTTGAACTATTGTACATCTCAATCAACATAAGTGAATTCACAAAAATAGAAAAAGTTTATGGAGAAGTAATTTTTGTGGTTAATTTAATCATAATTAACCACATGTGAACCTTGGTTAACATCCCCCGATCGATACTTTGGAGGGCTTAATTCAAATTCGAATATAAAATTCCGTGTATCATTTATTGCTTTCTGAATTTGATCCTGCAGATTATCAATGGTTGAGTAATGTCTTGTACCAACGTTTGTTATGCAATTCTCCTGGTTAAATTTTAGACAAAGCAAGCGTTTGACTGATCTGGTCATGTAGATCTTTAGCAATTTTTAGGATTGGAGAAATTATTAAAGCAGCTAATGATATGATTTGAGATCTGATAAAATTAAAAGACAGCAAATTGTCAAGTAATACGCAGGATCAAACAACATAAATCAATTTCAAATTTATTGCTTAATTTATTTTGTTTTTTGCCGAAGAAAAACATAGAAACAGGAAGAATTTGGAGTTAGGTGAGGATTATGAAACGGGAACATAAATTTTCGGCAATTTTGACTTTGACATTATGTCTTTTAGGTTTTGCGGCTCTTTTGCGTGCCCAGCCAAATGGCGAACCTCAAGTCGATTTTCAACATCCTTATTATGATTTTGATTTTGCAACTTTTTCTGTGAAAGGGCAAGAAAGCACCAGGATCGAAATTTACATCCAATTCAGTAATGTTGAATTCCAATTTATAAGGAAAAACGGTGGTTACAAATCAAATGCTGAAATCAGCATTATTGTAGAAAATAAAGAAAAGGATTTTTTTAGAGAAAAATACCACAAACAGCAACTAATTGCTCATAATTATAATGAAACAATTTCCGCAGTTGTTTCCCGGGTTATCCAGTTTGATTTTATTTTGCCTGTTGATACTTATGATTTCACCGCAAGAGTGATTGATACCGAAACCAAACGGGTATCAATTCAAAAATTCAAACTAACTTTACCGAAATACGCGGCAGATAAGTTAGCAATAAGTAATATCGAATTGTGCCAACGAATAGACTTCGCCAACTCAAATCATGATAAAGAGCTTGGATTTTATAAGAATGGAAGATGGGTAGTACCAAAGCCAAGCCGTGAATATGGAGTAGATGAAAATAACATGGGGTTGTATTTTGAAGTTTATGGACTACAATATGGTCCTGAAAATCCTGATGGCTCTTTTTTAGTGCAGTATACAATTTCCGATAAGCAAGGAGATATTAAATCTGAAAAAACGCATAGAGTCAATAAACCTGGAAAAGTAGCTGCTATTAGTTTAAATGCATCGATAGAAAGTTTGTTAACCGGAAAATACAATTTAACAGTAACAATTTTTGATGAACAATTAAGAAAGCAAAGTTTTCAAACGACTTCTTTTTTCCGATGGTCGAATAAAATTGATCCAAATAATGAAAAAATTGCTTATTCCATTGATGCATTAAAATTCTTGGCAGATTCTAAAGAATTGGACAAATTGAAGAAAGTATCCCCGGATAATATTTCTGCTGCATTAAAGGATTTTTGGAAATCAAAAGATCCAACCCCATATACAG contains:
- a CDS encoding GWxTD domain-containing protein; translated protein: MKREHKFSAILTLTLCLLGFAALLRAQPNGEPQVDFQHPYYDFDFATFSVKGQESTRIEIYIQFSNVEFQFIRKNGGYKSNAEISIIVENKEKDFFREKYHKQQLIAHNYNETISAVVSRVIQFDFILPVDTYDFTARVIDTETKRVSIQKFKLTLPKYAADKLAISNIELCQRIDFANSNHDKELGFYKNGRWVVPKPSREYGVDENNMGLYFEVYGLQYGPENPDGSFLVQYTISDKQGDIKSEKTHRVNKPGKVAAISLNASIESLLTGKYNLTVTIFDEQLRKQSFQTTSFFRWSNKIDPNNEKIAYSIDALKFLADSKELDKLKKVSPDNISAALKDFWKSKDPTPYTETNEALIDFFNRFTIVNNTFGSKSTPGWKTDQGEIFMKYGVPGVVYKDKDALNMTKSEMWVYPNGEYFVFVDKYGFGDFRLLRNLSSR
- a CDS encoding RNA polymerase sigma factor, with the protein product MNDSKLRKELEQLHQQSYGWALTCCYQNSNEAQDVLQTVYLNILVGKAKFKEFSTFKTWLFAVIKKTAVNHHRKRKVRNLLNIQFQQKKIGRHVEQEIEEKIDRYQLKLYLHNLLNQLPLRQQEVLQMVFYHDLTIKEAATIMSVSIGSARIHYERGKKKLGALLKKSQVFYEIKS